One Nonomuraea angiospora DNA segment encodes these proteins:
- a CDS encoding TetR/AcrR family transcriptional regulator, whose translation MSPQEQSAPRRRNPRGQGQVLKAQLVDAAAKLLSTLDQPETLTLRQVAREVGVAPASIYSHFPDLSALVQHVLRLRYAELARLMDQAAQSALNPLADLAARCAAYVRWGVDQPGHYRTLFGGRMPDDLIPGSAHGAGAEPLEAVTASLAAAAEGGHRLSSTEQQWQAGLLLWTGLHGLVSLYNDHGDLPWPPLDHLIADLLSLHTGRPAAEIMPLLPPAGG comes from the coding sequence GTGTCGCCGCAGGAGCAGTCCGCTCCCCGTCGCCGTAATCCGCGCGGGCAGGGACAGGTACTCAAGGCCCAACTCGTGGACGCCGCGGCAAAGCTGCTGTCCACCCTCGACCAGCCGGAGACGCTGACCCTGCGGCAGGTCGCACGCGAGGTCGGGGTGGCACCGGCCAGCATCTACAGCCATTTCCCCGACCTGAGCGCGCTGGTCCAGCACGTGCTGCGACTGCGCTACGCGGAGTTGGCGCGCCTGATGGACCAAGCCGCGCAGTCCGCCCTGAACCCGCTGGCCGACCTCGCCGCCCGGTGCGCCGCCTACGTACGCTGGGGAGTCGACCAGCCCGGCCACTACCGCACCCTTTTCGGCGGGCGCATGCCGGACGACCTGATCCCGGGGTCAGCGCACGGCGCCGGAGCCGAACCACTCGAGGCCGTCACGGCCTCCCTGGCAGCGGCCGCCGAGGGGGGGCACAGGCTGTCCTCGACGGAGCAGCAATGGCAGGCGGGCCTCCTACTCTGGACCGGGCTGCACGGCCTGGTCAGCCTCTACAACGACCACGGAGACCTTCCCTGGCCGCCCCTGGACCACCTAATCGCCGATCTGCTCAGCCTGCACACAGGCCGCCCGGCGGCCGAGATCATGCCCCTCCTGCCTCCCGCAGGGGGATGA
- a CDS encoding NAD(P)-dependent oxidoreductase has product MRIAILGASGRTGGTLVRQALERGHDVVGLVRTPAAFAVPAPRQVEVRKADVTDPRSFPDLADVDVTVSAIGIAKGDGPGALVAGARVLAAAGVRTVWLGALGSGVSSRSGGLIYAGVMRMFVGSELAEKAEADQIALAAGATVFHAPDVTDGPLSSAGRIVPLAELRRPLLPPRISRATLASLLLDEAETNKHGSGIAVPLS; this is encoded by the coding sequence ATGCGCATCGCCATACTGGGAGCGTCGGGGCGGACCGGCGGCACGCTCGTGCGTCAAGCGCTGGAGCGGGGGCACGACGTCGTGGGACTGGTCCGGACGCCGGCCGCGTTCGCCGTGCCCGCGCCGCGGCAGGTCGAGGTCCGCAAGGCGGATGTCACCGACCCGCGGAGCTTCCCCGACCTGGCCGACGTCGACGTGACCGTCTCCGCCATCGGCATCGCCAAGGGTGACGGTCCGGGCGCACTGGTCGCCGGAGCCAGGGTGCTCGCGGCGGCCGGCGTCCGCACGGTGTGGCTCGGCGCACTGGGCTCGGGCGTGTCAAGCCGGTCGGGCGGGCTGATATACGCGGGGGTGATGCGGATGTTCGTCGGCTCGGAACTGGCCGAGAAGGCCGAGGCCGACCAGATCGCGCTCGCCGCCGGCGCCACGGTCTTCCACGCCCCGGACGTCACCGACGGCCCCCTCAGTTCCGCCGGCCGCATCGTGCCTTTGGCGGAACTGCGGCGCCCCCTGCTCCCGCCCCGGATCTCCCGAGCCACGCTGGCCTCCCTGCTGCTGGACGAGGCGGAGACGAACAAGCACGGCAGCGGAATCGCCGTACCCCTCAGCTAG
- a CDS encoding SDR family NAD(P)-dependent oxidoreductase, with protein MSNFADKIGLVTGAGSGIGRAAAIELARQGAIVAVADIDEATAAAVPAGPRPPQLPGPLRDRFLGPGQGPAAARRGGVARGWHRQCHCPGLELPKLRRADTTPRPAPERCSSDR; from the coding sequence ATGAGCAACTTCGCCGACAAAATCGGACTCGTGACGGGCGCCGGAAGCGGCATCGGCCGCGCGGCGGCGATCGAGCTGGCTCGGCAGGGCGCCATCGTCGCCGTCGCCGACATCGACGAGGCCACAGCGGCGGCTGTCCCCGCGGGGCCACGCCCACCTCAACTGCCTGGGCCGCTACGCGATCGCTTCCTCGGCCCCGGACAAGGGCCTGCGGCCGCTCGGCGCGGTGGCGTTGCCCGAGGCTGGCATCGCCAGTGCCACTGTCCTGGCCTAGAACTCCCGAAGCTGCGGCGAGCCGACACAACCCCGCGTCCGGCTCCGGAGCGATGCTCTTCTGATCGTTAA
- a CDS encoding serine hydrolase domain-containing protein, with protein sequence MVVSRRAFVGGALLMALAAAGRPVARAAAAAAVPSREDWRAFHAYLKELAAAGKFSGAVLVAKNGQPVLNNAYGMADKAGNEVNTLQTRFCIGSMGKMITGVAVAQLVQRGKVSFQDTIGTYVKGFPNEIADTVTVHHLLTHTSGMGEVPGNNHAQTDVDVLMKEIVKQPLTSEPGTKMQYSNAGYIVLGAIIEQVGKQDYADYVRKHILTPARMHDTFLGPWTPVKVKRMAHPYALFDTNGQWVGMPTMDGTTPEGELRDLGDQPDGASPAGGAISTVGDMLKFAQALQGTPAAQCQAHPDRHGGQGARPEQGQQVRLWLQRRAAQRRARGRPQRRHPRLLE encoded by the coding sequence ATGGTTGTCAGCCGTAGGGCCTTTGTCGGCGGAGCGCTGCTGATGGCGCTTGCCGCCGCCGGACGGCCGGTCGCGCGGGCGGCGGCCGCGGCCGCTGTGCCCTCACGAGAAGATTGGCGTGCCTTTCATGCCTATCTGAAGGAACTGGCCGCTGCCGGGAAGTTCTCGGGAGCGGTCCTGGTGGCCAAGAACGGCCAGCCGGTACTGAACAACGCCTACGGCATGGCCGACAAGGCTGGGAACGAGGTCAACACGCTGCAGACGCGGTTCTGCATCGGCTCCATGGGCAAGATGATCACCGGCGTCGCCGTCGCCCAGCTCGTCCAGAGAGGCAAGGTCTCCTTCCAGGACACGATCGGCACGTACGTCAAGGGGTTCCCGAACGAGATCGCCGACACGGTAACCGTTCATCACCTCCTCACCCACACCTCGGGCATGGGCGAGGTTCCCGGGAACAACCATGCGCAGACCGACGTCGACGTCCTGATGAAGGAGATCGTCAAACAGCCGCTGACGTCCGAGCCGGGCACGAAGATGCAGTACAGCAATGCCGGCTACATCGTCCTGGGCGCGATCATCGAGCAGGTGGGCAAGCAGGACTACGCCGACTACGTCCGCAAGCACATCCTGACGCCCGCGCGGATGCACGACACCTTCCTCGGCCCCTGGACGCCCGTCAAGGTTAAGCGCATGGCTCATCCCTACGCACTGTTCGACACGAACGGCCAGTGGGTCGGCATGCCGACGATGGACGGCACCACACCGGAGGGCGAGCTACGCGACCTCGGCGACCAGCCCGACGGGGCGTCGCCCGCTGGTGGCGCCATCTCCACCGTGGGCGACATGCTCAAGTTCGCCCAGGCCCTGCAGGGGACACCGGCTGCTCAATGCCAAGCTCACCCGGACCGTCATGGAGGGCAAGGTGCAAGGCCTGAACAAGGACAGCAAGTACGCCTATGGCTTCAGCGACGAGCTGCGCAACGGCGTGCGCGTGGTCGGCCACAACGGCGGCATCCCCGGCTACTGGAGTGA
- a CDS encoding site-specific integrase: MGVWTEQQLAAFLTGVAQDRLYAAWWLAALRGLRRGELAGLRWTNVDLQAAELTVTQQRVHADGQVVVGPPKSAASCRVVALDAETIRVLTGHRERQEQLSARAGTRWRESGYVFTTADGEPLRPDYLTGRFRRLVTASGQPPIQLHDLRHGAATLALAAHTDLKVVQAMLGHASIVPTANTYVSVLPVVAHHAARETVRLVRSASSALGRELSA, encoded by the coding sequence GTGGGGGTCTGGACCGAACAACAACTCGCAGCCTTCCTGACCGGCGTCGCGCAGGACCGCCTGTACGCCGCCTGGTGGCTGGCCGCTCTGCGCGGGCTGCGCCGCGGTGAGCTGGCCGGGCTACGCTGGACGAACGTCGACCTGCAGGCCGCGGAGCTGACGGTGACGCAGCAGCGAGTGCACGCCGACGGCCAGGTCGTGGTCGGGCCGCCGAAAAGCGCCGCCAGCTGCCGGGTGGTGGCCCTGGACGCGGAGACCATACGGGTGCTGACCGGGCACCGCGAGCGGCAAGAGCAGCTGAGCGCGAGGGCGGGCACACGCTGGCGGGAGTCGGGATATGTGTTCACCACCGCGGACGGCGAGCCGCTGCGACCGGACTACCTCACCGGCCGGTTCCGCCGGCTGGTGACCGCCTCAGGACAGCCGCCCATCCAGCTGCACGACCTGCGGCACGGCGCCGCCACGCTGGCGCTGGCCGCGCACACCGATCTGAAGGTGGTGCAGGCGATGCTGGGGCACGCCAGCATCGTGCCAACCGCCAACACCTACGTTTCAGTGCTGCCGGTGGTGGCTCACCACGCGGCGCGGGAGACGGTCCGGCTGGTGCGGTCCGCCTCGTCCGCGCTGGGGCGGGAGCTAAGCGCGTGA
- a CDS encoding class I SAM-dependent methyltransferase, whose amino-acid sequence MGVTLPTLTPLQETLWVTLCGRALDSRLPRPILGDRMAYEIIHKTGYDHRKLRWSAASAIDVAQRAKKLDEIAQQFIARHPDAIGIDLGAGLDTRALRIDPPPTADWYDVDFPEVVDARHRVIPERPHTHTIGADLTEPGWLEALPADRPAVIVADGVLPFLSQEEMITLLGRLTSHFPSGEIAFNVYTRFTVWAAKHYSGSQFLVPLFKSPGFDRLDPVRWNPRLTLIRHILLTREPEVEQFPTALRLWTRLSALSTTFSRLGTTVAHYRF is encoded by the coding sequence ATGGGAGTGACCCTTCCTACCCTGACCCCGCTGCAGGAAACCCTGTGGGTGACGCTGTGTGGCCGAGCACTCGACAGCCGCCTGCCACGCCCCATACTCGGCGACCGCATGGCCTACGAGATCATCCACAAGACCGGCTACGACCACCGCAAACTCCGCTGGAGCGCGGCCTCGGCCATCGACGTCGCCCAGCGCGCCAAGAAACTGGACGAGATCGCGCAGCAGTTCATCGCCCGCCACCCCGACGCGATCGGCATCGACCTGGGGGCCGGCCTCGACACCCGGGCCCTCCGCATCGACCCGCCGCCCACGGCTGACTGGTACGACGTCGACTTCCCCGAAGTCGTGGACGCCCGGCACCGGGTCATCCCCGAGCGGCCGCACACGCACACCATCGGCGCGGACCTGACCGAGCCCGGCTGGCTGGAGGCGCTCCCCGCCGACCGTCCCGCCGTGATCGTCGCCGACGGCGTGCTGCCCTTCCTCTCCCAGGAAGAGATGATCACGCTGCTGGGCCGTCTCACCAGCCACTTCCCCAGCGGGGAGATCGCGTTCAACGTCTACACCCGATTCACCGTCTGGGCCGCGAAACACTACTCCGGCAGCCAATTCCTGGTCCCCCTCTTCAAGTCCCCCGGCTTCGACCGCCTCGACCCCGTACGGTGGAACCCGCGACTGACCCTGATCCGGCACATCCTGCTCACCAGGGAGCCCGAGGTCGAGCAGTTCCCGACGGCCCTGCGCCTGTGGACCCGACTGTCGGCGCTCAGCACGACCTTCTCCAGGCTGGGCACCACGGTCGCGCACTACCGTTTCTGA
- a CDS encoding ABC transporter permease, translated as MNAFAGTGKLVRLVLRRDRVLLPLWVAFICMIPVVFVGAFTGAYPTAEARQHYYETSVHTRAFTIAYGVLNGSSLGELVAWRSGFVTFMVALFALLTVIRHTRTEEEAGRRELVGATAVSRHADLAATLIVTCGAALVLGIASAVALIGQGLPAAGSLALGLGLTVAACAFASIGAVTAQLTTGAGGARAIGISALGAAILLRGVGDIAAQSGDGPAWVSWLTPLGWAEALRPYSGERWWVLALAAGAVLALIVLAVALSERRDLGVGMFQARLGPAAAGPHLSSPLALAWRLHRGPLISRIAGLTLVGLVIGAMSASLGALMDNSGAVAREVLARLGGPGTLVDQFLAPMMTMLGLVSAFFAIQSALLLRNEERDGRAEPLLATPVNRLRWAGSHVAFALLGPALGVVAFGAAAGLTHGLNTGDVARELLRLLTAALVQLPVVWVFTGIAFALFGLLPRLVAGTFAVAMVSMLFGWVGGELQLDRWVINLSVFEHVPKLPGGVMTPTPLIVMTVVAAALVAAGLAGLTRRDMPTT; from the coding sequence ATGAACGCGTTCGCCGGCACGGGAAAGCTGGTCCGCTTGGTGCTGCGGCGCGATCGTGTGCTGCTGCCGCTGTGGGTGGCCTTCATCTGCATGATCCCGGTGGTGTTCGTCGGCGCGTTCACCGGCGCGTACCCCACGGCCGAGGCCCGCCAGCACTACTACGAGACCAGCGTCCACACCAGGGCCTTCACCATCGCCTACGGCGTGCTGAACGGATCCAGCCTCGGCGAGCTCGTCGCCTGGCGGTCGGGATTCGTCACGTTCATGGTCGCGTTGTTCGCCCTGCTCACGGTCATCCGGCACACGCGTACGGAAGAGGAGGCCGGGCGGCGCGAACTGGTCGGGGCCACAGCGGTGTCCCGCCACGCCGACCTGGCCGCCACCCTGATCGTCACCTGCGGTGCCGCCCTCGTCCTGGGCATAGCCTCGGCGGTGGCGCTGATCGGCCAGGGCCTGCCCGCCGCCGGCTCCCTGGCGCTCGGACTCGGGCTCACGGTGGCCGCCTGCGCGTTCGCCTCGATCGGCGCCGTGACCGCGCAGCTCACGACCGGCGCGGGCGGCGCGCGCGCCATCGGGATCAGCGCGCTTGGCGCCGCGATCCTTCTGCGCGGCGTCGGCGACATCGCCGCGCAGTCCGGTGACGGGCCCGCCTGGGTGTCCTGGCTGACGCCGCTCGGCTGGGCGGAGGCGCTGCGGCCCTACAGCGGAGAACGCTGGTGGGTCCTCGCGCTCGCGGCCGGCGCCGTGCTGGCGCTGATCGTGCTGGCCGTGGCGCTGTCGGAGCGGCGCGACCTCGGCGTCGGCATGTTCCAGGCCCGCCTGGGCCCGGCTGCCGCCGGACCCCACCTGAGCAGCCCGCTGGCGCTGGCCTGGCGGCTGCACCGCGGCCCGCTGATCAGCAGGATCGCGGGGCTCACGCTGGTCGGGTTGGTGATCGGCGCGATGTCGGCGAGCCTCGGCGCGCTGATGGACAACAGCGGTGCCGTGGCGCGAGAGGTACTTGCCCGGCTCGGCGGTCCTGGCACGCTCGTCGACCAGTTCCTCGCTCCCATGATGACCATGCTCGGCCTGGTCAGCGCCTTCTTCGCGATCCAGTCCGCGCTGCTGCTCAGGAACGAAGAGCGCGACGGTCGGGCCGAGCCCTTGCTGGCCACGCCGGTCAACCGGCTGCGCTGGGCGGGCAGCCACGTCGCCTTCGCGCTGCTCGGTCCTGCGCTCGGGGTGGTGGCCTTCGGGGCGGCCGCCGGCCTGACGCACGGCCTCAACACCGGCGACGTCGCCCGTGAGCTGCTCCGCCTCCTGACCGCCGCACTCGTGCAGCTCCCTGTGGTGTGGGTGTTCACCGGGATCGCGTTCGCGCTGTTCGGGCTGCTGCCCCGGCTGGTCGCCGGCACGTTCGCGGTGGCCATGGTGAGCATGCTGTTCGGCTGGGTCGGCGGGGAGTTGCAGCTCGACCGATGGGTCATCAACCTGTCGGTCTTCGAGCACGTACCGAAACTCCCCGGCGGGGTCATGACGCCCACGCCACTGATCGTCATGACCGTCGTCGCGGCGGCCCTCGTCGCGGCCGGCCTGGCCGGCCTTACCCGACGCGACATGCCCACCACCTGA
- a CDS encoding ABC transporter ATP-binding protein translates to MMTETDAISMAGLVKSFGPARALNGLDLVVQTGEVHGFLGPNGAGKSTTIRILLGLMRPDAGTARLLGGDPWTQTAELHRRLAYVPGDVTLWPGLSGGEAIDLLGRLRGGLDRRRRDELIERFDLDPRKKGRTYSKGNRQKVALVAALASDAELLILDEPTSGLDPLMEEVFRQTIQEVRRAGDRTVLLSSHILSEVEALCDRITIIRDGRTVETGTMAELRHLTRTSIDAELAAPPDGLAGLPGVHGLRADGGRVRFSVDTAALDLALRHLTQAGVRSLVSRPPTLEELFLRHYDRATVNVKGRHAEAGR, encoded by the coding sequence ATGATGACTGAGACCGATGCCATCTCCATGGCTGGATTGGTCAAGTCGTTCGGCCCGGCACGGGCACTGAACGGCCTCGACCTCGTCGTACAGACTGGCGAGGTGCACGGCTTCCTCGGGCCCAACGGCGCGGGCAAGAGCACCACGATCCGGATCCTGCTGGGCCTGATGCGCCCCGACGCTGGTACCGCCCGGCTGCTCGGCGGCGATCCCTGGACACAGACCGCTGAGCTGCACCGCCGCCTGGCGTACGTGCCCGGCGACGTCACCCTGTGGCCCGGCCTGTCCGGTGGCGAGGCCATCGACCTGCTCGGCCGGCTGCGCGGCGGCCTCGACCGGCGGCGCCGGGACGAGCTGATCGAACGTTTCGACCTCGACCCGCGCAAGAAGGGCCGCACCTACTCCAAAGGCAACCGGCAGAAGGTCGCCCTGGTCGCCGCGCTGGCCTCCGACGCCGAGCTGCTCATCCTCGACGAACCCACCTCCGGTCTGGACCCGCTGATGGAGGAGGTATTCCGGCAGACGATCCAGGAGGTGCGGCGCGCGGGTGACCGTACGGTGCTGCTGTCCAGCCACATCCTCTCCGAGGTCGAGGCGCTTTGCGACCGGATCACGATCATCCGCGACGGCCGTACCGTCGAGACCGGCACCATGGCCGAGCTGCGGCACCTCACCCGCACCTCCATCGACGCCGAGCTGGCCGCCCCACCGGACGGGCTGGCCGGCCTGCCAGGCGTGCACGGCCTGCGTGCCGACGGCGGCCGGGTACGCTTCAGCGTCGACACCGCCGCGCTGGACCTCGCACTTCGCCACCTCACCCAGGCTGGCGTGCGCAGCCTGGTCAGCCGGCCTCCGACGCTGGAGGAACTGTTCCTGCGGCACTACGACCGCGCGACCGTGAACGTCAAGGGCCGGCACGCGGAGGCGGGACGATGA
- a CDS encoding TetR/AcrR family transcriptional regulator encodes MCSSPSADLTAQAKIRNAAIAHFARDGFQKTNLRAIAATAGVSAALVIRHFGSKDNLRSICDEHVLQILVRRARTAADLVGVRDLSREYLSDSEEYRLHVQYMVRAIEEDSSAATTFVNTLVEETEQLFRDGIASGSMRQSSDVRALAVLTVLVSLATLTMAPPLTRALGFERMGPDVLRRIGLPMLEIYTHGLYADDTMLKAAQAAWEAQRGDDL; translated from the coding sequence GTGTGTTCATCACCTTCGGCGGATCTGACCGCCCAGGCCAAGATCCGTAACGCCGCCATCGCGCACTTCGCCCGCGACGGCTTCCAGAAGACGAACCTGCGCGCCATCGCGGCCACCGCGGGGGTGAGCGCCGCCCTGGTCATCCGGCACTTCGGCAGCAAGGACAACCTGCGGAGCATCTGCGACGAGCACGTCCTGCAGATCCTGGTGAGGAGGGCCCGGACCGCAGCCGACCTGGTCGGCGTGCGGGATCTGTCCCGGGAATATCTGTCGGACTCGGAGGAGTACCGCCTCCATGTGCAGTACATGGTGCGCGCGATCGAGGAGGACTCCTCCGCGGCCACCACGTTCGTCAACACGCTGGTGGAGGAGACCGAGCAGCTCTTCCGGGACGGGATCGCCAGCGGCTCGATGCGCCAGTCCTCCGACGTGCGGGCGCTGGCCGTGCTCACCGTGCTGGTGAGCCTGGCCACGCTGACCATGGCGCCGCCCCTGACCCGCGCGCTCGGCTTCGAGCGGATGGGCCCCGACGTGCTGCGGCGCATCGGGCTGCCCATGCTCGAGATCTACACCCACGGCTTGTACGCCGACGACACCATGCTCAAAGCCGCCCAGGCAGCCTGGGAGGCCCAGCGGGGAGACGATCTCTAG
- a CDS encoding TetR/AcrR family transcriptional regulator: protein MSAEPQPARRPGGRTRLISKRLWAATLEILAEKGVDGLQYEDLAARAQVARATVYRRWPNRGDLFRDILARFAEAFVPLHDSGDIHDDLVAFVYAFAEASATPEGRAVLQILMRKADESDGLREVALELLERRTDDLQRRLDAAAALGQLPAVDARFVNMMLAGPVQWFLVRRTRPFTRDDADKVVGVVLAGLRHGDAV from the coding sequence ATGAGCGCAGAACCACAACCGGCACGCCGGCCGGGGGGCCGCACGCGGCTGATCAGCAAGCGTCTGTGGGCGGCCACGCTCGAGATCCTGGCCGAGAAGGGGGTGGACGGCCTCCAGTACGAGGACCTCGCCGCGCGAGCACAGGTCGCTCGGGCGACGGTGTACCGACGTTGGCCGAATCGAGGGGACCTGTTCCGCGACATACTCGCGCGGTTCGCGGAGGCCTTTGTCCCCCTCCACGACTCCGGTGACATCCACGACGATCTGGTCGCGTTCGTCTATGCCTTCGCCGAGGCCTCCGCCACTCCGGAAGGTCGCGCGGTCCTGCAAATCCTGATGCGGAAGGCCGACGAGAGCGACGGCCTGCGCGAGGTAGCCCTGGAACTTCTTGAGCGGCGCACGGATGATCTGCAACGCCGGCTCGATGCGGCAGCGGCCCTTGGCCAGCTTCCAGCCGTCGATGCGCGTTTCGTCAACATGATGCTCGCCGGACCTGTGCAGTGGTTCCTTGTCCGCCGGACTCGACCATTCACCAGGGACGACGCGGACAAGGTCGTCGGCGTGGTCCTCGCCGGTTTGCGGCACGGAGATGCCGTATAG
- a CDS encoding enoyl-CoA hydratase/isomerase family protein, with product MMANASSFGWAGHVPPATLEEYSEKYAAFFKMRRENGIIELRLHTDGGPYVHNWAAHNAWSRVWQDVGNDSENHVLIITGTGETWFQGDPRQTWPKPLVEEEPDFIFQQTIDAWKLIENFVNNIDIPTIAAVNGPGIHTEFALMCDVTLAAEDADFMDPHFMVGTAPGDGLALALQHLMGSKRAAYAIYGGSSIPAPKALEYGLVSDVLPREELLPKAWELAREIMKRPRFARWATHNIINRPWRKLVAEDFGFHFSQQSLATVGSKALIPDPDLVADARQRKVW from the coding sequence ATGATGGCGAATGCGTCCAGCTTCGGATGGGCCGGTCACGTGCCGCCCGCGACGCTTGAGGAGTACTCCGAGAAGTACGCGGCGTTCTTCAAGATGCGTCGCGAGAACGGGATCATCGAGCTGCGGCTCCACACCGACGGCGGCCCGTACGTCCACAACTGGGCTGCCCACAACGCGTGGAGCCGCGTGTGGCAGGACGTGGGCAACGACTCGGAGAACCACGTGCTCATCATCACCGGCACGGGTGAGACCTGGTTCCAGGGCGACCCGCGACAGACGTGGCCGAAGCCGCTGGTCGAGGAGGAACCCGACTTCATCTTTCAGCAGACGATCGACGCCTGGAAGCTGATTGAGAACTTCGTCAACAACATCGACATCCCCACGATCGCCGCGGTGAACGGGCCAGGCATTCACACCGAGTTCGCACTCATGTGCGACGTTACCCTGGCCGCCGAGGACGCCGACTTCATGGATCCCCATTTCATGGTCGGCACCGCCCCCGGTGACGGTCTCGCGCTCGCGCTGCAGCATCTCATGGGGAGCAAGCGCGCCGCCTACGCGATCTACGGGGGCAGCTCCATCCCGGCGCCTAAGGCGCTTGAGTACGGGCTCGTGAGCGACGTCCTGCCTCGCGAGGAACTGCTGCCCAAGGCGTGGGAGCTCGCGCGCGAGATCATGAAGCGGCCGCGATTCGCACGATGGGCGACGCACAACATCATCAACCGCCCCTGGCGCAAGCTCGTCGCGGAGGACTTCGGTTTCCACTTCTCGCAGCAGTCGCTCGCGACGGTCGGGTCGAAGGCGTTGATCCCCGACCCTGATCTGGTCGCGGACGCCCGCCAGCGCAAGGTCTGGTGA
- a CDS encoding alpha/beta fold hydrolase yields the protein MGAVTVTNGGRTSFRIDGAGPPVVLVHGLQIGQDLFDALRRHLIGTFTVVTYDQRDRGASVFAPEPYTIDDLADDLAALISALGFDQAHVLGTSYGGMIAQAFALRHPNRLDRLILGSTNRFPFDPDRLPDGVRALLGALETGDHARARALLAQMAPAAARSRDPEEDPPESASEQLVRRFAATRGFDTRGLLGSVTSPTLVVHGRRDATIRVADVLAMAEEIPGASVLQLADAGHAWENERPESAAALIAAFLTGSD from the coding sequence GTGGGGGCGGTCACCGTTACCAACGGTGGCCGCACTTCCTTCCGGATCGACGGAGCGGGGCCCCCGGTTGTCCTCGTCCACGGACTGCAGATCGGGCAGGACCTCTTCGACGCACTCCGCCGTCACCTCATCGGCACGTTCACGGTCGTAACGTACGATCAGCGCGATCGGGGTGCCAGTGTCTTCGCCCCGGAGCCGTACACGATCGACGATCTTGCTGATGATCTCGCCGCGCTGATCTCAGCTCTCGGCTTCGACCAGGCCCACGTCCTGGGCACCTCCTACGGGGGAATGATCGCGCAGGCGTTCGCACTGCGGCATCCGAATCGATTGGACCGGCTCATCCTCGGCTCCACGAATCGGTTCCCCTTCGACCCCGACCGGCTTCCTGACGGCGTCCGCGCCCTTCTCGGGGCGCTTGAAACGGGCGATCACGCGCGAGCCCGAGCTCTTCTGGCTCAGATGGCCCCCGCCGCTGCGAGATCGCGGGATCCGGAAGAGGATCCGCCGGAGTCCGCGAGCGAGCAGCTCGTGCGACGGTTTGCCGCCACGCGCGGGTTCGACACGCGTGGCCTCCTCGGCTCCGTCACGTCGCCGACCCTCGTGGTGCACGGTCGACGGGACGCAACGATACGGGTCGCCGACGTCCTGGCGATGGCGGAGGAGATCCCCGGCGCCAGCGTTCTGCAGCTCGCGGACGCGGGTCACGCATGGGAGAACGAACGACCCGAATCGGCGGCCGCGCTGATCGCAGCCTTCCTGACCGGCTCGGATTAG